The region TTAGAAGATGTTTGAAGTTGCGCTTTCTTTTTCTGGAGAAAAAAAGTCCTTTCTAAACTTGATTCCCTACTAAAATTGGAATAAAAACAATCGTATTTGTAACAAATAAGCTTATATCGTGTCCAATGATAAAGCGTATTTTTAACCAGCCGCACATCTAAAATCAGTCCATGCTCATTTATCTTAGAGTTTTAAAGGAAAGTTTCTTTTTTGCCATTAATGCGTTACGCACCAATTTGCTGCGTACCTTTTTGTCACTTCTAGGGGTTACCATTGGCATATTCTCCATTATCGGTGTTCTTGCAGCAATTGATTCTTTGGAAAACGAGGTGACCGATGGACTCAGTTCCTTAGATATTTCTACTATTTACTTAACGAGTCAGTCCTTTGGCCCAACAGAATTAGAACCTTATCAATACGAGAGTTTTCCTAAAGTTACTTATGACGAATTCCAGATGCTACAGCGCAGTATGGAAGACATAGACGTCATGACCTACACTGTTTTTTCAGGTCCAGAAAACATAAAATTTGAGGGTAAAACTGCCACAGGAGTCAGTATTGTACCAGGCACAGACAGTTATTATGACATTGATAATTTAAAATTAAAACAAGGTCGCTTTTTTAACGGCGCCGAATCTAACAACGGCAGCCCGGTAACTGTAATTGGTAGTGAGGTGGCAACAAGCCTTTTTGGAGAGACAGACCCTATAGGCAAAAGAGTGAGACTTTACGGAAATAAATTTACCGTTATTGGGGTTTTAGAAAAAGTGGGGCAAGGCTTTAATGTAGGCCCCCCTAAAGACGGTAGTGCTTATGTGCCCGTCAGCTTTGTTAGGAAAATTTATGGAGACAACAACAAGTTCCGTTTGCCAGCAATTATCTTAAAACCTAAAAAAGGAGTTGACCCATTAGAGTTTAACGCCGTATTAGAACAAAAATTAAGAGCTTACAGAGGTTTAAGACAAGGTGAAATATCAAACTTTTTTATAAACTCCATCAAGGGACTTGCTGATTTGATTGATCAAGTAACTTCTGTATTAACCCTTATAGGAGTGATCATTTCTGGTTTCTCTATGTTAGTAGGTGGTTTTGGAATAGCAAACATCATGTTTGTAAGTGTCAAGGAACGTACTAATTTAATAGGCATTCAAAAATCTTTAGGTGCAAAAAGAAGATTTATTCT is a window of Nonlabens sp. MB-3u-79 DNA encoding:
- a CDS encoding ABC transporter permease, translating into MLIYLRVLKESFFFAINALRTNLLRTFLSLLGVTIGIFSIIGVLAAIDSLENEVTDGLSSLDISTIYLTSQSFGPTELEPYQYESFPKVTYDEFQMLQRSMEDIDVMTYTVFSGPENIKFEGKTATGVSIVPGTDSYYDIDNLKLKQGRFFNGAESNNGSPVTVIGSEVATSLFGETDPIGKRVRLYGNKFTVIGVLEKVGQGFNVGPPKDGSAYVPVSFVRKIYGDNNKFRLPAIILKPKKGVDPLEFNAVLEQKLRAYRGLRQGEISNFFINSIKGLADLIDQVTSVLTLIGVIISGFSMLVGGFGIANIMFVSVKERTNLIGIQKSLGAKRRFILSQFLFESIILALFGGLFGLLFVWIATVIANTFVEDFTFILSSSNVILGTSVSAIIGLLAGIIPAIIAARLDPVEAIRTGM